One genomic region from Podarcis raffonei isolate rPodRaf1 chromosome 16, rPodRaf1.pri, whole genome shotgun sequence encodes:
- the CFL1 gene encoding cofilin-1, whose product MASGVAVSDGVIKVFNDMKVRKASTPEEVKKRKKAVLFCLSEDKKNIILEEGKEILVGDVGDTIDDPYLYFVKMLPDCDCRYALYDATYETKESKKEDLVFIFWAPECAPLKSKMIYASSKDAIKKKLTGIKHELQANCYEEVKDRCTLAEKLGGSAVISLEGKPL is encoded by the exons ATG GCATCTGGCGTAGCCGTCTCCGATGGAGTTATCAAGGTCTTCAATGACATGAAGGTGCGCAAAGCATCCACCCCAGAAGAGGTGAAGAAGCGCAAGAAAGCTGTGCTCTTCTGCTTGAGCGAAGATAAGAAGAACATCATCCTGGAAGAGGGGAAGGAGATCCTGGTGGGGGATGTGGGGGACACCATTGATGACCCCTACCTCTACTTCGTCAAGATGCTGCCGGACTGTGACTGCCGCTATGCCCTTTACGATGCCACCTATGAGACAAAGGAAAGCAAAAAGGAGGACCTTGTCTTCATCTTCTG GGCGCCTGAGTGTGCCCCCCTGAAGAGCAAGATGATCTATGCCAGTTCTAAGGATGCCATCAAGAAAAAATTAACAG GGATCAAGCATGAGTTGCAAGCAAACTGCTACGAGGAAGTCAAGGATCGCTGCACCCTTGCGGAGAAATTGGGCGGCAGTGCCGTCATCAGCTTGGAGGGCAAGCCCTTGTGA